The sequence CCCGCCCCAGTGATGCTCTGGCACTGGCGGTCAGGGTATCGGCGCCGGTATACGTCGATGAATCAGTTATGGATAAAGCCGGTATCCTGCTGGATAAGGAAACGGGCAAACCTATTTCCGGAGACAAGGAAGATGCGGGTGGCGGTGGTGGTAGAAGGGTCAGTGAAGATGAGATGAAAAGACTGTCCGCCTTCCAGGATTTCATAGATACTCTTAACTGGGATGATTTTGATAAGCACAAGTCTTAGGACTGTGGCGGTATCGGCATTAAGTAAGGTGTGACTCAGTAAAGGACCCTATGACTGGATAAGCTCTTAGGGTTTTTTAATGACTAAGATTAATACCGGATAATAAAAAAACTTGATAGCTCTGTGCCGTAGAACGAGCTGAGCATCCGGGTGGAAACTTGAAGCGGACAGGCGGGTTTGATATGCTGCCGGTGTCATGAGCAGGTTGGTTGCGGCCTTAAGGCTGATAGGGGTGGGATGGTATGTCGGGGTGAGTATAATACTGGGCGTGCTCGGTGGTTTATGGCTTGATGATAAATTTAATAGCCGGCCTTTTCTGGTAATAGCCGGCTTGGTGCTGGGTATTATCGTTGCTTTTTATGGTGTTTATCGGATGATTCTGCCCAATATCAATAAGAAGAGAAGCGAGAGGAAAAAGTAGTGCCGAAGAAGAGTTTGCTCGGCTGCTCTTTCCCTCTGGCTATCGGGGTCATTCTGGCGCTGCTGGCGCTCTTTTTGCTTGGCTTCGCCAGTGGTCCTCTGGGGGCGAGCGTTTTCGGCGACCTGGGGCTGCCGGACTGGCTCAGTGTATCCCAACCGCACCCCGAACTACCGGCCGAGGTTATCTTCCATGTGCTGGAATTTCCGGTAACCAACAGTGTTATTGCGACCTGGGTTACGGTTCTAGTGCTGGTCGGTTTTTCTTACGCGGTTAGCCGCCGGGTGAGGATCATACCGCGAAGGTGGCAGGGCCTGCTGGAGTTTATTCTCGGGTCACTGCTTAGTTTCTGCCAGAGCGTCGCCGGGGAAAGAAACGGCGTCCGTTTCTTTCCGGTAGTGGCGACCATTTTTCTCTTTGTCGGCTTTAACGCCTGGCTGGCTCTGCTGCCGGGGTTTGGCTCAATAGTCGTTCATACCGGGCATGGTGAGGCACATTTGCTGCGGGCGGCCAATACTGATATTAATACGCCTTTAGCCGTCGCTCTGATGTCTTTTGTTTTTGTTGAGTATTTCGGGATCAGAATGCTGGGAGCCGGGTATATGAAGAAGTTCTTTAATTTCGGCCAGTTTTTATCCGGTTTGGGACAGCTGGCCAGGGGCAGGCCGCTTACCGGTCTGAGCGGAATATTCAACGGTATCATTCAGATCTTTATCGGTCTGATAGAATTTTTGAGTGAAATGGTGCGCGTTGTTAGCTTTACTCTCCGTCTGTTCGGCAATATGACAGCCGGAGAAATACTCCTTCTAATGGCGGTATTCCTGGTTCCCTATTTATTCGCGCTGCCTTTTTACGGGCTTGAGTTGCTGGTCGGATTTGTCCAGGCGCTTATCTTCGGTGGCCTGACTCTGATTTTCCTTACTGTGGCGGTTACTCCTCATAGCCATGAAGGTCATGAAAAATAATCTTGCTCTGATTTAATATAATCTGAAAAATATAGAAGGAGGTAGATAATGGAACCTGAAGTGATTAAAATGTTGGCGGTGGGAATGGCAGCGGGACTGGGAATGCTGGGGCCGGCGCTGGCTATCGGCCTTATCGGTTTTTCTGCCTTGACGGGTATTGCCCGTAACCCCGAAGCGAGCGGTCCCATAATGACAAACATGATCCTGGTCACTGCTTTCGCTGAAGCTATCGGGATCTATGTCCTGATTATCGCTATTATCATGGCCATGATCGCGTAAGTAATTAATGTTAATAAGGGGGTAGTTATGGGACAGGATGGTCTGCCTATTTCGATAGTGGTTTTATTTCTGGGCGTTATTCTGGGAGTAATGTCCTTTGTCGGACTGATAACGGCGTTGATATTCACGGCATAAACCCGGTTGAGAGGTGTTTAGATTATGGAAGGATTGGCTGCCCTGGGTATAAGTCTGCCATCATTGCTGGCACAGATTGTCAATTTTGGCATCCTCTTTGTGCTGCTCCGTCTGGTAGCTTATAAGCCGATAATGAGAATACTTGATGAGCGTGCCGGTAAAGTGAAAGAGAGTATGGAACAGACCGAGCGCATCAAGGAGCAGGCCGCTCACGCCGAGGAAGAGGTGAAAAAACAGATAGAGGCCGCCAGCAAAGAGGGGCAGGAAGTAATTGCCCGGGCGGTGCGTACCGGGGAGGAGGCTAGGCAACGGGCGCAGCAGGAAGCCAGAACAGAAGCCGAGGCCCTTATCACCAGGGCGCAGGCGGATATTCAGAGGGAGAGGGATGAGGCTATCGGGGAACTGCGCAAGGAGTTTGCTGACCTGACGATACTGGCGGCGGAAAAAGTCATCAGTCGTTCGCTGGATAAGGAAGCACACCGTGAACTTATCGAGAAGTCCCTGGAAGACAGCTCTTCTCTGAAGAGAGGTTAGCTTACTTCGTATCGGAAATTGTAGCCGGTGCGGGTTATCGGTTTACAGAAGAATCCCCTGGTATGGAGGTAGGTCTGGCGCCGCGGGAAAAGTAAGGTAGTCCCGGGGAAGGAGATAGAGTTGAAAGGCAACAATGCGATGCGCTATGCGCGGGCAGTATTTCAGTTGGCTCTGGAGCGGGGAGATCTCGACAGGTGGCAATCTGATCTGACTGCTCTTGCCATTCTTGGCAAAAATGCCGAACTGCTGGCGCTCTTTGAGAATCCCAGGCTCCATTTTGAAGATAAAACCAGGTTGCTTGCCGGACAACTCGGTGATATAAATCCCCTGGCCAGGAATCTGATTCACCTGCTGTTGTCCAAGGACAGTTTGGGTATAATAAGTCATATCGCCGAACATTACCGGCAGTTATTGAATGACTACCGTGGTATTGCAGAGGCTGAGGTTATTACTGCCGTCCCTCTGGATGATGAAGATAAGCAAAGACTGGCGGAACGTCTGGGGGATATCGTTGACCGGAAGGTAGTCGTCCGCCTGGTAACGGACCCCGGTCTGATAGGGGGATTTGTAGCCAGGGTTAGCGGCAAACTTATTGATGGCAGTACGCGTGGCCGCCTGGAGGCTTTGAAGAAAGAGTTAAGCAGGGTGTCCAAATAGTGCCGGGTAGCCGGTTTGTAAAAAGGTAAGAGGGGAGATAGCGAGATGACAACAAGAGGGCAAGACATTGTTGCGGTCATTAAGCAGCAGATTGAGCAGTTTGGCATCAACACCACTATGATTGACGTGGGCACGGTGGTTGAGATTGGTGATGGCATTGCTCATATTCATGGTTTATCCGCGGCCAAGTATAATGAGCTGCTCCAGTTTCCCAACGAGATTATGGGGATTGCCATGAACCTGGAAGAAGATAGCGTGGCCGCCATTATCCTTGGCGATTTTACTAAAATCAAAGAGGGAGACGAGGTGCGGCGTACCGGCCGGATTGTGGAAGTCCCGGTAGGTGATGGTATGGTCGGGCGGGTGGTTGACCCTCTGGGGCGTCCTCTGGACGGTAAAGGGCCTATTAAGAGCGATAAGACGCGCGCGGTAGAGCGGGTGGCGCCTAATGTTGCCGTACGTGCTTCAGTAAATACCCCGGTGCATACCGGCATCAAGGTAATAGACAGCCTGATCCCCATAGGCCGGGGACAGCGGGAGCTTATTATTGGTGACCGTTCCACGGGAAAGACAGCAATTACGCTGGATACGATTATTAATCAGAAGGATGGCGATTTAATCTGTATATATGTTGCCATCGGGCAGAAAACATCCAACGTGGCACGGGTGGTGGCGACGCTGGAAAAGTATGGGGCGATGAAGCATACGGTGGTGGTGGCCGCCACCGCCTCTGATGCTGTTGCCATGCAATATCTGGCTCCTTATTCC is a genomic window of Dehalococcoidales bacterium containing:
- a CDS encoding AtpZ/AtpI family protein; this translates as MSRLVAALRLIGVGWYVGVSIILGVLGGLWLDDKFNSRPFLVIAGLVLGIIVAFYGVYRMILPNINKKRSERKK
- a CDS encoding FoF1 ATP synthase subunit a, with translation MPKKSLLGCSFPLAIGVILALLALFLLGFASGPLGASVFGDLGLPDWLSVSQPHPELPAEVIFHVLEFPVTNSVIATWVTVLVLVGFSYAVSRRVRIIPRRWQGLLEFILGSLLSFCQSVAGERNGVRFFPVVATIFLFVGFNAWLALLPGFGSIVVHTGHGEAHLLRAANTDINTPLAVALMSFVFVEYFGIRMLGAGYMKKFFNFGQFLSGLGQLARGRPLTGLSGIFNGIIQIFIGLIEFLSEMVRVVSFTLRLFGNMTAGEILLLMAVFLVPYLFALPFYGLELLVGFVQALIFGGLTLIFLTVAVTPHSHEGHEK
- a CDS encoding ATP synthase F0 subunit C, which encodes MEPEVIKMLAVGMAAGLGMLGPALAIGLIGFSALTGIARNPEASGPIMTNMILVTAFAEAIGIYVLIIAIIMAMIA
- the atpF gene encoding F0F1 ATP synthase subunit B, giving the protein MEGLAALGISLPSLLAQIVNFGILFVLLRLVAYKPIMRILDERAGKVKESMEQTERIKEQAAHAEEEVKKQIEAASKEGQEVIARAVRTGEEARQRAQQEARTEAEALITRAQADIQRERDEAIGELRKEFADLTILAAEKVISRSLDKEAHRELIEKSLEDSSSLKRG
- a CDS encoding F0F1 ATP synthase subunit delta, encoding MKGNNAMRYARAVFQLALERGDLDRWQSDLTALAILGKNAELLALFENPRLHFEDKTRLLAGQLGDINPLARNLIHLLLSKDSLGIISHIAEHYRQLLNDYRGIAEAEVITAVPLDDEDKQRLAERLGDIVDRKVVVRLVTDPGLIGGFVARVSGKLIDGSTRGRLEALKKELSRVSK